A genomic stretch from Apis cerana isolate GH-2021 linkage group LG7, AcerK_1.0, whole genome shotgun sequence includes:
- the LOC108002449 gene encoding puff-specific protein Bx42 encodes MSLTSLLPAPSQVVWDREDEAREQKLRQRPVSALVKAVITAPPYGQRKGWVPRNPEDFGDGGAFPEIHVAQYPLGMGMKGKETTSNALAVQLDAQGKVKYDVIARQGHSKDKIVYSKLSDLLPSEITNEEDPSLQRPPNEEIEELTEKTKKALEKITRSKIAAAMPVRCAEKQAPAQYIRYTPSQQGQSFNSGAKQRVIRMVEAQIDPLEPPKFKINKKIPRGPPSPPAPVMHSPTRKVTVKEQKEWKIPPCISNWKNAKGYTIPLDKRLAADGRGLQQVHINENFAKLAEALYIADRKAREAVEMRAQLEKKLAQKEKEKKEDHLRQLAQKAREERAGLKSAAMEKSEESRERDQLRQERHKDRARERNLARAAPDKRSRLQRERERDISEQIALGLPAKSIPNSGEAQFDQRLFNTSKGMDSGFGHDDEYNVYDKPWKDSNSIGSHIYRPSKNIDKDTYGDDLEKLVKTNRFVPDKEFSGTDRSTTRSGPVQFEKDEEDPFGLDQFLKQAKRASSSTTATTKRKDEREQRRDDRDKRRKH; translated from the exons ATGTCGCTAACAAG tttaTTACCTGCACCATCACAGGTTGTATGGGACAGAGAGGATGAAGCAAGAGAACAAAAATTACGGCAAAGACCTGTATCTGCTCTTGTTAAAGCAGTTATTACTGCTCCACCATATGGCCAACGTAAAGGATGGGTACCAAGAAATCCagaa GATTTTGGAGATGGTGGAGCATTCCCAGAAATTCATGTGGCCCAATATCCACTTGGAATGGgaatgaaaggaaaagaaacaacCAGTAATGCTTTAGCAGTTCAGCTTGATGCTCAGGGAAAAGTGAAATATGATGTTATTGCTAGACAAGGTCATTCTAAAGATAAG attgTTTATAGTAAATTGAGTGACTTATTACCTTCAGAAATTACAAATGAAGAAGATCCTAGTTTACAGCGTCCACCAAATGAAGAGATTGAGGAATTGACAGAGAAAACTAAGAAAGCtttggaaaaaataacaaGATCAAAAATAGCTGCAGCAATGCCAGTAAGATGTGCAGAGAAACAAGCACCAGCacaatatattcgatatacacCATCACAACAAGGACAATCATTTAATTCTGGAGCTAAACAAAGAGTAATTAGAATGGTTGAGGCTCAGATAGATCCTTTAGAACCACCTAAATTTAa aattaacaaGAAAATACCACGAGGACCTCCATCACCTCCAGCACCTGTTATGCACTCACCTACAAGGAAAGTAACAGTAAAAGAAcagaaagaatggaaaatacCACCTTGTATTAGTAATTGGAAGAATGCAaaa ggATACACAATACCGCTTGACAAACGTCTAGCTGCAGACGGTCGTGGATTGCAGCAGGTtcacataaatgaaaattttgctaAGTTAGCCGAGGCTCTTTATATCGCAGATAGAAAAGCTCGAGAAGCAGTAGAGATGCGAGCACAGCTTGAGAAGAAATTagctcaaaaagaaaaagagaagaaagaagaccaTTTAAGACAATTAGCGCAAAAAGCCAGAGAAGAGCGTGCTGGATTGAAATCAGCTGCAATGG aaaaatcggAAGAGTCACGGGAAAGAGATCAACTTAGACAAGAACGACATAAAGATCGAGCTCGAGAGCGGAATTTAGCGCGTGCTGCACCTGATAAGCGTTCTAGATTGCAACGTGAAAGAGAACGAGATATCAGTGAACAGATTGCACTTGGTTTACCAGCAAAAAGTATTCCAAATAGTGGAGAAGCACAGTTCGATCAACGACTATTTAATACTAGCAAAGGAATGGATAGTGGATTTGGACACGATGatgaatataatgtttatgatAAACCCTGGAAAGATTCTAACTCTATTGGTTCGCATATATATCGTCCcagtaaaaatatcgataaagatACTTATGGAGATGATTTGGAAAAGCTTGTTAAGACAAACAG attcgtTCCGGATAAGGAATTCAGTGGAACTGATAGATCGACGACACGATCTGGGCCAGTTCAGTTTGAGAAAGATGAAGAAGATCCTTTTGGTTTAGATCAGTTCTTGAAGCAAGCCAAACGTGCAAGCAGTTCTACTACTGCAACTACAAAACGTAAAGATGAACGGGAACAACGAAGAGATGATCGCGATAAACGAaggaaacattaa